One genomic segment of Centropristis striata isolate RG_2023a ecotype Rhode Island chromosome 11, C.striata_1.0, whole genome shotgun sequence includes these proteins:
- the orc2 gene encoding origin recognition complex subunit 2, with protein sequence MSVLEVKFIGDGDALDHIVDKQEDVQSSSGAVQKMVKFKSPAGRRAREEPEPEEDENGVLDEQHYVQALGTDKALEDEEGMYRVAGSSIFTFQKAKRGHSMAQTASELARTPGKSVTFEPSTPTRTGRNNRGDSRTPQRNKKVQFVSTTPHRLRKRITTPSIRSDSDSELSSSDSGEDLDPDGTEEEQKVKKEDKENLKSLRTPSKTSSAALYKTPAKKSRSSSEAPNQPSMVEEYFEAHGSSKVLTSDRTLERLHTPKLDRETLVQLLGGKPSCCSKEIQQLHNKHRKHFSKWMLQLQLGFSVLVYGLGSKKSLLEDFRVSHLDQEVHLVVNGFFPSITLKSILNALTCEVLEHQGSFRTPSDQIQFIAQTLKDDPDLHVYLIIHNIDGPMLRGEKTQSALGQLASLPNLHLVASLDHINAPLVWDQFKQSQFNWLWWECVTFQHYAEETSYENSLLVQQTGALALSSLTHVLRSLTPNARGIFELLVKFQLENKDNPSYTGLSFQDFYQRCREAFLVNSDLTLRTQLTEFRDHKLIRTRKGADGVEYLIVAVDASTLMDFLENEDGD encoded by the exons ATGAGTGTGTTGGAGGTGAAGTTCATCGGTGATGGAGATGCTCTGGATCACATTGTGGACAAACAGGAAG ATGTGCAGAGCAGCAGTGGGGCTGTTCAGAAGATGGTAAAGTTTAAGAGTCCAGCTGGAAGACGAGCCAGAGAGGAACCAGAACCTGAAGAGGACGAGAACGGAGTCCTTGATGAGCAGCACTACGTCCAAGCTCTAGGGACAGACAAAGCTTTAG AGGATGAGGAGGGGATGTACCGCGTGGCTGGATCCTCCATCTTCACCTTCCAGAAAGCCAAACGTGGACACAGCATGGCCCAGACCG CCAGTGAGTTGGCTCGGACTCCCGGGAAAAGCGTGACCTTTGAACCCTCGACTCCCACCCGAACAGGCCGCA ACAACAGAGGGGACAGCAGGACGCCTCAGAGG AACAAGAAGGTTCAGTTTGTCTCTACGACTCCCCACAGGCTGAGAAAGAGAATAACAA CTCCCAGCATCCGGTCCGACAGCGACAGTGAGCTGTCGTCCTCTGACTCCGGGGAGGATCTGGACCCAGACGGGACGGAGGAAGagcagaaagtaaaaaaagaagacaaggaGAACTTGAAGAGTCTCAGAACGCCCAGTAAAACTTCCTCTGCAGCTCTCTATAAGACTCCAGCCAAGAAGAGCAGGTCCTCCTCTGAAGCCCCCAACCAGCCCAGCATGGTGGAGGAGTACTTTGAGGCCCACGGCAGCTCAAAGGTCTTAACATCAGACCGAACCCTGGAGCGCCTACACACCCCCAAGCTGGACAGG GAGACGCTGGTGCAGCTTTTAGGAGGGAAACCGTCGTGCTGCTCCAAAGAGATCCAGCAGCTccacaacaaacacagaaagcACTTTAGCAAATGGATGTTACAGTTACA gTTGGGCTTCAGTGTCCTGGTCTACGGTTTGGGCAGCAAAAAATCTCTGCTGGAGGATTTCCGAGTGTCTCACCTGGATCAGGAAGTTCACCTGGTGGTCAACGGATTCTTCCCTTCCATCACTCTTAAATCA ATCTTAAACGCTCTGACATGTGAGGTTCTAGAGCACCAGGGAAGTTTCCGGACCCCTTCAGACCAAATCCAGTTCATCGCTCAGACCCTTAAAGACG ATCCAGATCTCCATGTGTACCTGATCATCCACAATATCGACGGACCGATGCTGCGAGGAGAAAAGACCCAGAGTGCACTGGGGCAGCTGGCGTCCCTGCCCAACCTGCACCTTGTGGCTTCTTTAGACCACATCAACGCTCCACTGG TGTGGGACCAGTTTAAGCAGAGCCAGTTTAACTGGCTGTGGTGGGAGTGTGTGACCTTCCAGCACTATGCGGAGGAGACGTCGTATGAAAACTCTCTGCTGGTGCAGCAGACCGGCGCTCTGGCTCTGTCCTCCCTCACACACGTGCTACGCAGCTTGACACCCAATGCAAG AGGAATCTTTGAACTGTTGGTGAAATTTCAGCTGGAAAACAAAGATAACCCTTCATAtacag GATTGTCATTCCAAGATTTCTACCAACGCTGTCGAGAGGCGTTCTTGGTAAACTCTGACCTCACACTGAGGACTCAGCTGACTGAGTTCAGAGACCACAAACTGATCCGGACCCGCAAG
- the zgc:162816 gene encoding D-serine dehydratase, with product MEGEPLSSLCSPALVVDVDVVKRNAQRMIQRCHSLGVQLRPHMKTHKTIECADIMTAGSRRCIVVSTLAEARFYADHGFDDILYAYSLPFDKVERCAALSERLDLFQVLLDHPDALDQLKNRPLRDGRLWHVWLKLDCGNGRAGVLHSEPEALRLAQAISGSEGVELTGVYAHCGNSYNCRGVEQIQAVATETTQLTLQFMEKLKAVGISCKSSIGSTPSCSHPVRDMAQLSEVHPGNYGFYDVQQSVIGSCSVEDVAVRVLTRVIGHCPHRNQLLVDCGWAALSLDGAGKLPTGYAVIEGHPNLKLLSMTQEHGRVEPISGPLDYSRYPLGSLLKLIPYHSCATAAMHPVYHVHSGGRLLGTWTPTRGW from the exons ATGGAGGGAGAGCCCCTCTCCtccctgtgttctcctgctctgGTGGTGGATGTGGACGTTGTGAAGAGAAACGCCCAGAGGATGATCCAACGCTGTCACAGTTTAGGAGTCCAGCTAAGACCACACATGAAGACCCATAAAACCAT tgagTGTGCTGACATCATGACAGCTGGATCACGGAGGTGCATCGTAGTTTCCACCCTGGCGGAGGCCCGTTTCTATGCCGACCACGGGTTTGATGACATCCTGTATGCGTACTCTCTTCCCTTTGATAAG gTGGAGCGTTGTGCAGCTCTCTCTGAGCGTCTGGATCTCTTCCAGGTCTTACTGGACCATCCTGATGCTCTGGATCAGCTCAAAAACAGACCGCTGAGAGACGGCCGGCTGTGGCACGTCTGGCTCAAACTGGACTGTGGCAACGGGAGAG CTGGCGTCCTGCACTCAGAGCCTGAGGCGCTCCGATTGGCTCAGGCCATCAGCGGGTCGGAGGGCGTGGAGCTGACGGGAGTGTACGCTCACTGTGGGAACAGCTACAACTGCAGAGGAGTGGAGCAAATCCAGGCTGTCGCTACGGAAACCACTCAGCTGACTCTGCAGTTTATGGAGAA ACTGAAGGCTGTTGGTATCAGCTGTAAGTCCAGCATCGGCTCCACTCCGTCCTGCAGTCACCCAGTCAGAGACATGGCCCAGCTCAGTGAGGTGCATCCTGGGAACTACGGCTTCTACG aCGTGCAGCAGTCTGTGATTGGTTCCTGCAGCGTGGAGGACGTGGCTGTGAGGGTTTTGACCAGAGTCATCGGTCATTGTCCTCACAGGAACCAGCTGCTGGTGGACTGTGGCTGGGCCGCTCTCAG TCTGGATGGAGCTGGGAAACTTCCCACTGGATATGCTGTGATTGAAGGACACCCAAACCTCAA gtTGTTGTCGATGACCCAGGAGCACGGCAGAGTGGAGCCCATCTCCGGACCGCTGGACTACAGCAGATATCCTCTGGGCTCACTGCTCAAACTCATCCCCTACCAC TCGTGTGCCACAGCGGCGATGCATCCTGTCTACCACGTTCACTCTGGAGGTCGTCTGCTGGGGACGTGGACGCCGACACGCGGCTGGTGA